gcggtgcatgtggaaatcagaGCCATATaagagatgcatgtccagatagacctagaatttagctgattgaatttgatggagttttggttgaaataaatgcgtttaaaattaataggctggATGGGGTGGtcagctcgcttgggaattacgttaatTAACAGTGCCTAGGTGGGTGCCTGAACCCGAAGGATATGCCTTGATAGTTACCTTTCTCGTCTTATATACCGTCTACAGGTTTGTCTTGATGGCTAATTTAAGCCTCATCCGACATTATGTAGCCTCAATAATGCAAACGAGTCAGTTTTCTTCTCATATTAACTAGAAATCCAAAAAAGCGTCTCGCATTAAATGTCTCTAGAGTTCCCCAGCGTAAGTAATTCAAACTGGGGAAGCATGCAACCCATATgtgcatttttttttgcgttcCGCTGAGCCGGCGTGAAGGTGTCTTACTGCGAAGTCCCAAGGGTTCTCTAAAGTAATTTAAAGTGGGCCAAGACCTCACGCTGTGCCTGGATCTGTTTCACTAGGATTGTCTCGATGTTAGTCCCCGGTGATGTTATGTTCAGCTCAATAGAAAATGGACTATCAAGTTGACAAAGCTGGAGTCACTACAGTACGTATCAATTCCTTAAGCACATTAAATATACCCGGACTTTGAAGTATATGGCCGGCTTTGCTGTAAAAGTTAAGAAATGAGGTTTCATGACGTGAATTTATCTTTAGGTGCCGCAAGTAACCTCGGATTGCTTTCATAATGATTATAAACCATCAGACCCCTCTTTAGAAAGAGCGCTGCCATCCGGGGacaaaaggaagaagaaaatcaCGGCTCTGAGCTACCCGTGACCCGGTGGACACTACTCCTCGAGCGCAAATCGCAAGAACGCGGGATAGGTTGTAGCCACCGAGTCCAAGCCACCGCCCCATGCCAGTATTCCGGCCACGGTAATTTCCCATTTCTCCAGACATCATCTGATTTTTTTGCGGGGACGGTAATGGCTAGTTCCAAGGCACAGGTACCCATCAGTGACACCATAGAGAAGCAAAAAATCACACCAACGAACTTTATAAGGCATCCGAAGTATCGCCGGCGAGTACGACACACATTACTGAAGATGCCGGCTATTCCGTCACCGATGAAGTCGCCGAGTGGGATGAGTGGGATGCCCACTAGCCAAGTATAGATGCCAAGGCGTTGATCATTATGGAATTGTCTCGTGATGCCAAGGTTGGCATCCCTGGAACATGTTACCCAAATTCTGTCAAGGTTCCAAAGGTTACTCCTCGTATTTGCTTTGCAGGTCCCGGAGGGAAGGCAGGCCGACAGGTGCTGAGAAAACTGAGCTAGAGAGTTAATATGCGTCATGCGTGCACAGACTGTTTACGCTTGCATGGATGAAGAAATTTCCCCAGAAAGAGGATTGTGGGGTCCCCACGGGAATGCCAAGACCTCTCGGTAGAACTCCGGCTACTTGCCTCGGAAATCTTCCAAACTTTGAAggatgtacggagtgcttACTGTGACGACCTCGAAAGGGTAATTCAATATGAGGACTCAAATGGGCAGATTAGGTGTATTATCTCCTCGGACAAGAatcctcttcatcaaagGTGATGAAAAACTCGTTTTGCACGTTTTGAGCCGTCTCACCTATATACTCCAGCCGCAAAACCTTAAAGTAGAAACTATCCCCCAAAAAATTCAACGAGAGGGTCTAAAATTCTCAAAATGTTTTTCAGAAAAAGGTCACCAAAGAGGCGGTTAAGGAACATTCCATAGCCTCGGGGCCCAATCATCATTCCGTAACGTCACCGGTAGAACCCCGGAAAATTTGGGGTTCcccatacggagtacagccCCACTAGGTCACTTATCCCCGGAGATGAGTTGCTGGTCATGAATTGCAGGCTATAAAAAGGAGTGAATATCCCAGGATTGCACTTCTAGAGACTCTAACGAAGTTGCGAAATATGGCCCGCGTCGCTCAGTTTGTGGTTTCAGGCCTTTTGGCTGCCACAGTAGCCAATGGCCAGTCATTTGATGGAGCCAGTCGAAGTGAAGATGCTTTCAATTATGTCCAGCCCAAGAACACGACCATTCTGGGCCCTTACGGACACTCCCCTGCCGTCCTTCCTTCGCGTATGTTACTCCTCGATCTTAATTTATACCACTGAACTATTGCTGATTCATGTCACAGCAAATGCTACTGCTTCAGGTGACTGGGAGGAAGCCTACGCTAAAGCCCGAAAGTTTGTCGCCAAGCTGACTATCGATGAGAAAGCCGACATGGTCACTGGCCAGCCTGGGCCTTGTGTGGGAAACATTGTTGCTATCCCACGACTCGGATTCCCAGGCCTCTGCCTACAGGACGGCCCCTTGTCAATCCGTGTAGCCGACTATGCTAGCGTTTTTGCTGCTGGTGTGACCGTAGCGTCCACTTGGGATCGCGATCTCCTCTATGAACGAGGTTACGCCATGGGACAGGAGTTCAAGGCTAAGGGTGCTCACATCGCCCTCAGCCCTGTGGCCGGCCCACTCGGCCGCTCTGCCTACGCAGGCCGAAACTGGGAAGGCTTTGCTGCTGATCCTTACTTGACTGGTGTCGCCATGGAAAGGACTATTCGCGGCCACCAAGACGCTGGTGTCCAAGCCACGGCGAAGCACTTCATCGGTAACGAGCAGGAGACTCAACGAAACCCTACCTACAACCCCAACGGAACTGTCACGGATGTGATTCAGGAAGCAGTTTCCTCCAACATCGATGACCGAACCATGCATGAGCTGTACCTTTGGCCCTTCGCCAATGCGGTCCGCGCTCAGGCTGCTAGCTTTATGTGCTCTTACCAACGTTTGAATGGTTCTTATACTTGTGAGAACTCCAAGGCACTCAACGGCCTGCTCAAGGAAGAGCTGGGTTTCCAGGGATATGTTATGTCTGACTGGGGTGGCACTCACTCTGGTGTCGCCTCGATCGAGGGTGGTCTCGACATGAACATGCCCGGTGGTCTCGGTCCCTACGGTCTAGTCCCCGAAGCCGGCTCTTTCTTCGGCAAGAACGTGACGCTTGCTGTCAATAACGGAACCGTCGATCAATCTCGTGTCGATGATATGATCGTCCGCATTATGACACCCTACTACTGGCTCGGCCAGGACAAGGACTACCCAGAGGTGGACCCCTCGTCCGCTGACCTGAACACATTCTCTCCACGCTCAACCTGGCTCCGCGAGTTCAATCTTACCGGCGAGCGAAGCCGTGATGTCCGTGGAGATCACGCTAAGCTGATCCGCAAGCTCGCAGCTGAAGCGACCGTGTTGCTGAAGAACGAAA
Above is a window of Penicillium digitatum chromosome 2, complete sequence DNA encoding:
- a CDS encoding putative beta-glucosidase G; the protein is MARVAQFVVSGLLAATVANGQSFDGASRSEDAFNYVQPKNTTILGPYGHSPAVLPSPNATASGDWEEAYAKARKFVAKLTIDEKADMVTGQPGPCVGNIVAIPRLGFPGLCLQDGPLSIRVADYASVFAAGVTVASTWDRDLLYERGYAMGQEFKAKGAHIALSPVAGPLGRSAYAGRNWEGFAADPYLTGVAMERTIRGHQDAGVQATAKHFIGNEQETQRNPTYNPNGTVTDVIQEAVSSNIDDRTMHELYLWPFANAVRAQAASFMCSYQRLNGSYTCENSKALNGLLKEELGFQGYVMSDWGGTHSGVASIEGGLDMNMPGGLGPYGLVPEAGSFFGKNVTLAVNNGTVDQSRVDDMIVRIMTPYYWLGQDKDYPEVDPSSADLNTFSPRSTWLREFNLTGERSRDVRGDHAKLIRKLAAEATVLLKNEKQALPLKAPKNIAVFGNDAGENTMGAVNQATFEFGNLASGGGSGTGRFTYLVSPLEAIKARAKKDNALVQYFLNNTQIATSNVTSLWVPTTPDACLVFLKTWAEEGTDREHLTVDYKGNEVVESVAKSCNNTIVITHSSGINVIPWANHPNVTAIVAAHYPGQEAGNSIVDVLYGDVNPSGHLPYTIAKNASDYNAPPTTEVSTNGTYDWQSWFDEKLEIDYRYFDAKNISVQYEFGFGLSYTTFNLSDLNAEPVAHPVSSIPEEQPIQPGGNPALWETIYNVTVSVTNSGDVKGATVPQLYVTFPDSTPEGTPPKQLRGFEKVSLAAGESRTVGFELMRRDLSYWDVVSQKWLIPEGEFVLRVGFSSRDLKEVTKISPISA